One Ricinus communis isolate WT05 ecotype wild-type chromosome 1, ASM1957865v1, whole genome shotgun sequence DNA window includes the following coding sequences:
- the LOC8275430 gene encoding vicilin Cor a 11.0101 yields MKLSIISVLFVFVLFTGTLAQATTDPELKQCKHQCKVQRQYGEDQKRQCMRRCEEYYREKERERERREGEGEGEGEGGGRGSGHREEDDWDVSSTTDPEKRLRECQRQCERQEGQQRTLCRRRCQESYEREREREEEGGRGEREHGREKGGGRGGKEEETNEEAEENPYVFDTDQFTEKVRTEHGSISVLPRFTKKSKLLRGIENYRVGILKANPQTFVAPSHWDADAVLVVAKGRGTVTLIHEEGEKRSFNIEVGDVMRVRAGTPVYVINRDDNEKLYIINFIQPVNLPGEFEAFRAAGGREDESFYNAFSWELLEAAFKTDRRRIEQLITQKQEAIVKASKEQIQAMTHRDQEGGTIWPFGGESSGAPFNLLHKRPVQSNNHGQLFEARPNDHKEQLQDLDLMISFANITRGSMAGPLYNSRATKIAIVTQGEGYMEMACPHLSGGSEHQGRKGQTYGRVRSRLRPGTVFIVPAGHPVATVASPNNNLAVLCFEVNAQGNIRYTLAGRNNIVRRWEREAKELAFGVRAREVDEVFESQNEVFFFPGPRRQEWQGRASA; encoded by the exons ATGAAGCTTTCTATAATATCTGTTCTTTTCGTTTTTGTTCTCTTTACTGGCACATTAGCTCAAGCCACAACAGACCCTGAGCTAAAGCAATGCAAACACCAATGCAAAGTCCAAAGGCAATATGGTGAGGATCAGAAGAGACAATGTATGCGGAGGTGTGAGGAGTATTACAGAGAGAAGGAGCGAGAGCGTGAAAGaagagaaggagaaggagaaggagaaggagaaggaggAGGGAGAGGCTCTGGTCATAGAGAAGAAGATGACTGGGATGTTTCAAGTACTACTGATCCTGAAAAGAGGCTGAGAGAGTGCCAAAGGCAGTGCGAGAGGCAAGAGGGACAGCAGCGAACACTTTGTCGACGTCGGTGCCAAGAGAGTTATGAAAGAGAGCgcgaaagagaagaagaaggagggcGCGGTGAAAGAGAGCACGGAAGAGAAAAGGGAGGAGGGCGCGGaggaaaagaagaggaaacTAATGAAGAAGCAGAGGAGAACCCTTATGTGTTCGATACTGACCAATTTACTGAAAAAGTTAGGACCGAACATGGATCTATTTCTGTTCTCCCGAGGTTTActaagaaatcaaaacttCTACGTGGAATTGAAAATTATCGTGTGGGAATTCTTAAAGCTAATCCTCAAACGTTTGTAGCTCCTAGCCACTGGGATGCTGATGCTGTTCTCGTCGTTGCTAAAG GACGAGGAACTGTAACTCTGATCCATGAGGAAGGAGAGAAAAGGAGCTTTAACATCGAAGTCGGAGATGTCATGAGGGTTCGTGCAGGCACTCCTGTCTATGTCATCAACAGGGATGATAATGAGAAActttatattatcaatttcATCCAACCTGTCAATCTTCCTGGCGAGTTCGAG GCATTCCGTGCAGCAGGTGGTCGTGAAGATGAGTCTTTTTACAACGCTTTCAGCTGGGAGCTGCTCGAGGCTGCCTTTAAG ACTGATAGGAGGAGGATAGAACAATTAATTACACAAAAGCAAGAGGCGATTGTAAAAGCCTCTAAGGAACAAATCCAAGCTATGACGCACCGTGATCAGGAAGGTGGCACCATTTGGCCTTTTGGAGGAGAATCAAGTGGCGCCCCATTCAATCTTCTACACAAACGCCCCGTTCAAAGCAACAACCATGGTCAGCTCTTTGAAGCTAGACCTAATGATCACAAGGAGCAGCTACAAGATCTCGACCTTATGATTTCCTTCGCCAACATAACTAGA GGATCAATGGCTGGACCCTTGTACAATTCAAGGGCGACCAAGATAGCAATCGTTACGCAGGGTGAGGGCTACATGGAAATGGCCTGTCCTCACTTAAGCGGTGGTTCTGAGCACCAAGGAAGGAAGGGTCAAACTTACGGGCGAGTAAGGTCGCGATTGCGACCTGGCACAGTATTCATTGTCCCTGCAGGCCATCCAGTAGCCACAGTAGCTTCTCCCAACAATAACCTGGCAGTACTTTGCTTTGAGGTTAATGCCCAAGGCAACATTAGATATACTCTGGCAG GGAGAAATAATATTGTGAGACGGTGGGAGAGGGAAGCGAAAGAGTTGGCTTTTGGCGTGCGGGCAAGAGAAGTGGATGAGGTTTTCGAAAGCCAAAATGAAGTGTTCTTCTTTCCGGGGCCACGAAGGCAAGAGTGGCAGGGTCGTGCATCAGCATGA